The sequence gaagttcttcttcacacagcgcacagtcaacttgtggaactccttgcctgaagaggttgtgaaggctaggactataacagggtttaaaagaaaactggataaattcatggaggttaagtccattaatggctattagccaggatgggtaaggaatggtgtccctagcctctgtttgtcagaggatggagatggatggcaggagagagatcacttgatcattgtctgttaggttcactccctgggctgcttctgctctacaactataattgtctttttacaccaaaatcactaacttgagcacccaattccatgtacagtcctagtggatgtaaggcacaggtaacttttgcctcagggtagcttgttggcatcaaccctctctcccccacctggagctgatgaaattcctggctggagggacacacgctcctacaagtcaaaaggaaaggagctgatagaaaagatcacaggactgaccccaaagaagggtgagctgcaaaaggcagaagcaggcaactcatccggcagagctgagagaccacagtgaagatggtgcaaagatcactatattggaattagcaaatttgattttttttaaaacaaatccttgggaagccctaataaaggcatttcttacagttctctccgatttggattttctgatctctaatagggaatgacatttgattgaagcttttcccaaatgcagagcatgtgtagggtctctctccactgtggattctacgatgtctgacaaagtctgagtgctcaatgaaacttttcccgcactcagcgcacgtgtagggcttctcaccggtgtggattctctgatgtgtgacaaggcttgagcgccgactgaagtatttcccgcactcagcgcacgtgtaaggctgctctcctgtgtggattctctgatgtctgataaggattgagagctgattgaagcttttcctgcactcagcgcatgtgtagggtgtctctcctgtgtggattctctgatgtgtgataaggtttgagcgctgactgaagcttttcccgcactcagcgcatgtgtagggcgtctcccctgtgtggattctctgatgtctgataaggcgtgagcgccgactgaagcttttcccacactcagcacacgtgtagggcgtctcccctgtgtggattctctgatgtctgataagactggagcgccaactgaagcttttcccgcactcagcgcacgtgtagggcgtctcccctatgtggattctctggtgtgtgataaggtttgggcgccgactgaagcttttcccgcactcagcgcacgtgtagggcgtctcccctgtgtggattctctgatgtctgataaggactgagcgccaactgaagcttttcccgcactcagagcacgtgtagggcgtctcccctgtgtggattctctgatgtgtgataaggtttgagcgccaagtgaagcttttcccgcactcagcgcacgtgtagggcgtctcccctgtgtggattctctgatgtgtgataaggcttgagcgctgactgaagctttccccgcactcatggcatgtgtagtttgtctcttccaagttgattctctcacctgtaataaggtctgagaggctactgaagttctcctctggcctctgctgagtctctgaggcttttactgtttcttggagtgcacaactcctggaaacattccctttgggtcttcctgataacgtcccatgtggtgctccttgctcagcatcttcctgctggggtttctgcatCTCATTCTCACGCgccatcctatcacctgatgggagacagagagaatccagacataggtcactccctgtgcctgagagaaaggaaatctcagagacaggaattttaaaagggatgaacaaaccaaaatatgtgcaggagagatcaaacctatcaggagctgattttccccagaggagagaggaagggatcagttttggtctgcatttcaccagaacatggaggggggaaagtgggatcaggtagggatctgctgccagttgttagtcaggataggtgggaagccatgagtgacatctgcctaattattccacatctgcagggaacaatcctgaacttggagagctcacaaggtctttgtagggcatcccgaatgtttcctgtattcacggacagtttttgacttgctttaaccaagtcctcacctgtgcaggcagctcttggaagcacttctttctcagaaccctggaggtccaggacccacggctcttcccctcgttcaagctgtgagaccacatcaggtttggaatttagaaaccctatgccagacaaagaaaacaagggaggtcggtggaatttgtgggatacttgtcacaaagaatagtccatggttttaagctcagatcatttttaagcagtaacatcccaagaccagcttccttggctccaagtggcaggagagttattattattattaatcatacgcattacctaagtgcctaaggaccaactaacagtgtgtctccattgtgctaggcacagtacaaatgcagaatagtagatggcccgtgctctgaagaatttacagtctaaatagacaagacagacacagcatgggggaaggggtagaaccctctgttagaatggcgatattcaggcctgcctgcaaagccttccccacacacttaggtgtatttttatcagttagctagttacaggagtatgaaaacaaagaatcaaaatcacagtgtgcctgtgtctgggccttctctcactaggacagcctgaggccttgttcttaggctaaggcctttggctaagcagcaggggcagccataagctgggaagcgaagggtcacatcctcacatcccaaaccagtcacattgaaataaggtgctactgggctgttaggaagacagtcctgtctggatcttaagatggttaaagaaaccttaatttgatagcattctgtatggcaagaaatcacttatctatggttgtggttgtgaaaccctcatttctgtattgctttatctttatggccaccacttttacattgttaatcggtctggttctctaattgtttctctctcctgtataattaatgttgccaggtgtaagttaattagggtagtggtttataattggttagagcaggagtaggcaacctatggcggcacacgagctgattttcagtggcactcacactgcccaggtcctggccaccggtccagaaggctctgcatttttaattaattttaaacgaagcttcttaaacattttaaaaaccttactgactttacatacaatagttcaattatgtattatagacttatagaaagagactttctaaaaacgttaaaatgtattattggcacatgaaatcttaaattagagtgaataaatgaagactcagcacaccacttctgaaagggggccgacgcctgggttagagaattatgtcacaatatgttagaattggttagttaaatttcagcacaatgattggttaaggtatagctgagactattactctataaatggggtcaaactggaggggggaaggaaattggaataatagaatatcagggttggaagggacctcaggaggtatctagtcccacccctgctcaaagcaggaccaatccccaactatatcatcccagccaaggctttgtcaagcctgaccttaaaaacctctaaggaaggagattccaccacctccgtggggaactcatcccagggcttcaccaccctcctagtgaaatagtgtttcctaatatccaacctaaacctctcccattgcaacttgaaatcattactctttattctgtcatctgctaccactgagaacagtctaggcctggtctacactgggggggggaggggtattcgaatacgcgaatagcgtagctgaagtcgaataccttagttcgaattacttacccgtcctcacaccgcgggatcgacgtccgcggctcccccgtcgactccgccaccgccgttcgcggtggtggagttccggagtcgacaggagcgcgttcggagttcaatatatcacgtctagatgagacgcgatatatcgaactccgagaaatcgattgctacccgccgatccggcgggtagtgaagacgtacctctagatccatcctctttggaaccccctttcagatagttgaaagcagctatcaaatcccccctcattcttctcttctgcagactaaataatcccagttccctcagcctctcctcagaagtcacgtgttccagtcccctaaccatttttgttgccccccgctggatgctttccaattttccacatccttcttatagtgttgggcccaaaactggacacagtgctccagatgaggccccatgaatgtcgaatgttggttagggggagaacgggaacagggacacaggccaggctctgcggcatcagagctgggaagggaacagactgtatcggcgtatagagataagcccgactggtgtgaagggcttcggaatatgtaatcttataggtgtaaaaattgtacagactataccagcctgtgacatcatcgacgaagtgcccatttgtgcctgggtaggggccctgctataggagggaggatgcagcaaggactcaggatcggtggccggggtcgctgtgcataggagatggggaggttatgtgaggagggtaatgagtgggagaggaggtcaagagttaaaataataatatttggggaaaaatgtataataaagtgaaactgaacagaaataaaactggagtggaggctctaacgcaacaaggcttcggtagggatttggggttaaaggtctgggatcccccacagctccaaatccccaaacctctcctccctcccactgacccacccaccccacttcctgggtgcccttcccccacactcccctccccttcttcccattactctcagccagcaccacctcccggcaccttgagaacttcttgtattttcgcctcgtctctcacagcctcctacctccctgctgcttcttagctctaaccctgcacacacccgccccatgtcctggcatatctactatcccccgtctccgtccctcccacggctcgcttatcccttcagccatgggatcctgaacggcaacatcacacgctctcctaaaagagctcatctgactgtcacacaagccatgcatgagtcacacacctatttactcaatttagaattctacaggcagcatattttcctcttaaaatgaggaaaaggcatgaaagcgacagtgattaatgtagttatgaatgtagccaataaggatacattcaatgcaatttaaaatgtgtgacagcaccaaaaggcacatgtccaaaaatggtactagtgggtgggagataaggcaaaaaaaggggggcaaggaaacttgtcaaaacttgtatgatgaataaaggtataaagttattactgctcaggttcttcagagaccccacaggttctaataacccagggacaggactccttacccagcgaggtcaccgtctcatagttctcctgcatgacatccctgtagagggctctcagAACAGGGTCCAGCAGATCACATTCCTCCCTGGTGAGATATACAGCCACCTCCTctaaggtcaccggcccctgaaagagcaagagtccaacactcagtacctgctgccccactcacaatcccactattcacggaacagcagcatcaggaaatggaagctctgagaggcacatgttaacagagtcccacctcacctagcttagagcagccaggcagcatcagagggtagaagagagaaactttgtgtctcccagaTGACAGACGCAGGCAGGGGCGTcacgtttatcacatacctactagccagagtttgatataggagatggggctagctctggaccctactaatggctccctggtaggaaacactctccaaataaaatataaggaagaaaagggaagtcagtagtaaagaatcttagttagaacagggtgtgtgaggcggttctggtgggacccaactgagagtgccaattcaggaccaattgctcaaatagggcagtcacagcccaagcctggggtttttccacctctaaggccttggctacacatgaaaattgcagcgctgggagttacagcgctggccATGCACccgtgtagggacagcgctggtgtgtggccacacttgcagctaacagcgctgcagtgtggccacacttgacagcatttccagcgctgtattgagaggtgcattgtgggcagctatcccacagagcacctcgtcctaTTTTGGcactgagtattgtgggaaggggaaggaagtgtgcgggtcattctgcttcctgttccaacgccccgtggtgcatcgcttcacatcccagcagtcacagttatTCCGGCCACGTTTGTGAGTCGCTTGCTGTGTTTTAATCacaatttctgtgggaaatggagcccgagctgccgaggactgtgctgatgagtgtcatttggcagttgagctcttccttcagctccaaagtgacagtgaggagtccgacgatatCGAGtagcctgccgcgtgtgacactacattgcttgtggcattcacggaaatgctctgCACAGttgaacgccacttttgggctcaggaaacaagcactgagtggtgggatcacatcgtcatggaagtctgggatgacgagcagtggctgcagaactttcggatgagaaaagccactttcatgggactgtgtgctgagctcgcccccaccctgcggcgcaaggacacaagatggAGAGCTGTCCTGacagtggaaaagcgggtggctattgcaatctggaagctggcaactccagacagctaccggttggtcgggaaccagtttggagtgggaaagtcgaccgctggaatcgtgttgatgcaagtttccagtgcaattaatcgcattctgctaagaagaaccgtgactctggggaacgtgcaggacattgtggatggctttgcacaaatgggtttccctaactgtggaggggcgatagataggatgcatattcctattctggcaccccccacatagcatccgagtatgttaatcggaaggggtatttctctatggttctccaggcgcttgtggatcaccgtgggcgtttcattgacatttacacaggctggcctggaaaggtgcatgatgtacgcatcttcggaacagtggcctgttcaggaagatgcaggcagggacttttttcccagacaggaagatcacagtaggggacgtcgaaatgcccattgtgatccttggagaccccgcttacccgttactgccttggctcatgaaaccctatacagggaaacttgacaggagcaaggaccggttcaactacaggctgagccggtgccgaatgactgtgtaGTGTGCTTTTGGGCATTTAAAAGCTAGATGGAggtccctgtatgggaagctagacttgggggaaagcagcatccctgcggttatatccgtgtgctgtaccctccataatatttgtgaagggaagggtgaaacattcagtcaggcatggaccaccgaggttcaagtcctggaggctgaatatgcacagccagagagcagggctaatagagaggcccagcacagggctacaaggattagggatgccttgagggaagaatttgaggctgaaagccaacagtaatgtttgttgccttgcatgggagtgaagtgcagtggttacagtgGTAGGATTCTATtattccctaaaatgatttgcagtgcctgtttctttactgggctaaggtatctttccactatctgcaataataaagactgttttcaaaccaagaattcttttattgaaaagaaacaaacttccttgacagacagacacacaacatttcaggaacataAGAGGACAGGGTGGTGGGTTGGTGTACTGTACattcacaagtttgcatatgtcctgtctggagtgctgtgcaatgactgctgcacttcagggtgcatatactgcatggtgatgggggttgagtacAGAGGGTAATGgttgtagttctcagggctggttggggaacgtacaggtgttggaggcagctggtggtggtaagaacctggatgctggggaagggggggttgagctgacattggggcacaaggggaaaagctttgggacgggggggcgggggagtagcacggtagtgctctgcttgcatggctacgagtgattccatagagtctgcttggcgcgacaggatgcttagcaaCTGCTCTGTGCTCTTCCTCTAGGCcactgcgtttctctggcggatcctgctttccctctggcggatcctgctttccttttctctccagtcctgcagagtcctactctctctagcagagtgatcaataactgcTTTCTGCATGTCTTCTTTGGTTTTGCGCGGCTTTTTCCTTAGATTTTGCAGTCTCTGAGCAGTGCTGGAGCTAGGCAGTCCAGCAGTAAAGGTCACTTttggaaggcaaaaatggcaacagttaacagggtagcattgttcattatctcatccagacagtaattcccacatactgaaggagtttacagtcttcactttagcatacttttcccataacaAATAATAGCACACAGCAGAACAGGgcccacgaaatggtgagtaaggggtactgagattgcttcagggctgtgcaggggtttctgtgcgttggggacagcaaacagctacggGGGGGATCTGCattaaagagtctcccaacattttccacagcagttactcctggaagatgtCTCGCTGCTACGGATCACCAGGGAAGCAAGGGAgtgtcttctacagcaatgcggattccgccccgGTCCCtacgcagcttgcctgtgtgcagcaatggtccccccacccctcatggcAGAGTAGCGCGgatgcgttagcctgactgggacaaagaccacagtggctctccctataaacctgcgcaggcacattgcccatgctctggctgaaacttttcaggagattactgcagccgacacgaagtgatagaccacatcaatgggctattccacatctaggcatgcctgcatgcagcccaaaccccacctcctctccagaaacatttccaccctgaaaataaaagcagcttacggtaacccgctcctctgattgtccttcagcaactgctggctgctgggattggctaccttcctcctggcttgagaagagctcctggctgcatgcctcctgggactctggggtgtcttcccccatcccagtagcttcactcgctgtttcctcctcctcctgctgctgctcctgtcccccaccctgatcagaagtgtccatcgtggtcctcggattggcagtggggtcacccccaagtatcacaTCCATCTCCccgtaaaaacggcaggtcgtgggggcagcgcccgAGCGTCGGTTTACCtcacgggctttgtaataggcactccgcagctccttcactttaaccctgcattgcagcgcatCCCGCTCATGGCCCCTACCCAGCATGGAtcttgatacctgcccaaaggtatcataattcctatggctggagcgcagctgggactgcacagcttcctgcccccaaacactaatgaggtccagcaactcgctagtgctccatgctggggcttgtttgccacgtggaggcatggtcacctgcaaagattaactgattgcactccacacctggctgcagcaaacaggaaggggatttttaaaattcccagggcacTTAAaggggcgggtcacctgaggctaGAGCAGtggagtgcaaactgatgagcagagtggctgaacaggaattctgggacaTCTCcgtattccctggaggccaattaaagcgctggtgtgtgtccacacctgatgagcagcactggatcaccagcgctgcattcgctacaccccaagcagaccaggtgtacagccagcgctgcagccaggtgtggagccagacaagaaggacttcggtttcaccccactggctaaccacaagtcacacaagcaatttccttaaacactccagtctcccagtatccccaccagtgccactcgtcctggggatgaatggttataaaaacccagcaccccagtaaaagaaaggttctctcgatcccaaagaatcaagccccagacccaggtcacatcagatcttactcacaaatcatgctgttgccaatcctttagaatctaaaatctaaaggtttattcataaagggaaaaaggtagagatgagagctagaattggttagatggaatcaattacatacagtaatggcaaagttcttagttcaggcttgtagcagtgatggcataaactggagggtcaaatcaagtctctggagtacatccccagctgggatgggtcattagtcctttgtgcagaacttcagcttgtagcaaagtccctccagaggtaagaagcaggattgaagaccagatggagatgaggcatcagccttatacaggcttttccaggtgtaagaacctctttgtccttactgtggaaaattacagcaaaatggagtctggagtcacatggacaagtccctgcactttgctgagttacaaggcatgtctgccttctctccatgggtcaattgtgtagctgatggtccttaatgggccatcaagcaggctaggcagagctaacactaaagctaatacttataacttcaactacaaaatgatacatgcatatagacagcataatcataaccagcaacccataacctggtcttagacaccttagatgaccccctttacctaagatttggtgccactacaggaccttggttgcaaaccatgttctatatggtcccagtttatatcaataacgtcacacaggggtaggcaacctatggcacgggtgctgaaggcagcacacaagctgattttcagtggcactcacaatacccgggtcctggccaccagtccgggggactctgcatttttatttaattttaaatgaagtttcttaaacattttaaaagccttatttactttacatacaacaatagtttagttatatattatagacagagaaagatcttctacaaatgtttaaatgtattactggcgcactcaaaaccttaaactagagtgaataaatgaagacttctgaaaggttgctcacccctgagttagaaggtcagaattgtagaaaattggtaagggaaatcaatgaccaatcaatgaaaataagaaggaaggtttgaaaagtatattaatcctaacaatggtagtgataaattactagacggaaatggcagaattatcaaaaataatgcagaagaggtaaaagtgttcaataagtgttctctcctggatttggagaaaaacagatgctgtactcgcATCATAAGAAGTTGAcgatgacactctttccattccaacaagaactcacaaggatattaaacagcagctattacagttagacatgtttaaatcagcaggtccggataacttgtatccaagagtttttaaagacctggtggaggagcgtggtggactattaatgttgattgtaattaggacttggaacactgggaaattccagaagactggaattaagctaatgctgtgccaatactaaaaagtgtaaaagagatgatccagctaattacaagagtgtcagtctgatatcaatactgagcaaaataacgGAGCTGTCGATACTGGAttttgttaataaagaattaaaggaaggtaatataattagtatctattaacaaaggtttagagaaaatagatcctatcaaactaactggatatccttattagatgagatcaaaagtt is a genomic window of Mauremys reevesii isolate NIE-2019 linkage group 14, ASM1616193v1, whole genome shotgun sequence containing:
- the LOC120381678 gene encoding zinc finger protein 300-like, coding for GESFSQRSSLITHQRIHTGETPYTCAECGKSFTWRSNLITHQRIHTGETPYTCSECGKSFSWRSVLIRHQRIHTGETPYTCAECGKSFSRRPNLITHQRIHIGETPYTCAECGKSFSWRSSLIRHQRIHTGETPYTCAECGKSFSRRSRLIRHQRIHTGETPYTCAECGKSFSQRSNLITHQRIHTGETPYTCAECRKSFNQLSILIRHQRIHTGEQPYTCAECGKYFSRRSSLVTHQRIHTGEK